TGGCCATGGTCGGCTTCTCGGCCGACCAGCTCGTGGGCACGACCGCCGGCGAGCTGCTGCACCCCGAGGACCGGCTGGTCCTGCGGCGCGGCGCCCAGCAGCTGGCCGCGGGGCTCGGCGAGCACGTGCGCACCGAGGTCAGGCTGATGCACGCCGACGGCGAGAGCGTGCCGGTGCTCGTCGCGATGTCCCTGGTCCGCGACGACCTGGGCGAACCCGCCTACTACGTGACCATGATGGAGAGCCTCGACGAGGTGCGCGCCCTCCAGGCCCAGCTGCTGCGGCAGAGCCTCAACGACGTGCAGACGGGCCTGGCCAACCGGCAGCAGTTCGTGGGCTGGCTGGAGAACGCGGTCGGCAGCCGGGGCCCGGCGACGCTCGGCCTGGTCGTGTTCGACGTCGACGGCTTCCGGGTCGTGAACGACGCGTTCGGGCACGAGGTGGGCAACCGCGTCCTGGGCGGCGTCGCGAACCAGCTGCGGGCGGTCTTCGAGGGCGTCGGGCACGTCGCGCGCACCGGGCCCGACGAGTTCGGCGTGCTCATCCGCGACCCGGTCGACGTGGCGACCGTCGTGACGCTGGCCGAGGAGGCCGTCGACCTGCTCGCCGAACCCGTCTGGGTCGACGACGACGGGGTGGGCGTGAGCGCCAGCGTGGGCATCGTGGTGGCGCCCGCGCGGGGCGCGGACGCGGCCGAGCTGCTGCGGTGCGTCGACATGACGGTGCGCTGGGCCAAGGACGACGGCAAGGCGCAGTGGGCGCTGTACGACCGGGAGCGCGACCGCCGCGACCGGCACCGGATGCGGCTCGCGGCGTCCATCTCCGGCGGGCTGGAGCAGGGCGACTTCCGGGTGGACTACGAGCCGGTGTACTCGCCGGTGGACCGGTCGCTGCTGGCCGTCGAGGCGAAGCTGCGCTGGGATCACCCGACCGAGGGGTTGTTGGACCCGCAGGACCTGGTGTCCCTGTCCACGTCGACCGGCATGGTGGTGCGGCTCGGCAAGTGGGCCATGGAGCAGGCGTGCCACCACGCCGGCCAGTGGTACGCCGAGTTCGGCGAGCGCACGCCGCTGCTGACCATGGACCTGACGGCCCGGCAGTGCCAGGAGCCGGAGCTGGTGGCCGAGGTGCGCCGGGTGCTGCGGGAGAGCGGCCTGCCCGCGGGGCGGCTCCAGCTGGAGCTGGGCGAGCAGCTGCCCGCGCTGATCACCGACGAGCAGGCCGAGGAGCTGACGTACCTCGCGGAGCACGGCGTGCGGCTCGTGCTCGACCAGGTGGGCGGCGGGAACATCCCGGTGGACCGGCTGCGGCGGTTCCCGTTGAGCGGCATGAAGTTCCAGGGCGCGCCGGTGGCGGGGCTCGCCGACGGGGCGAACCGCTTCGACGAGGCGGCGGCCGTGGCGCTGCTCACGTGGGCGGGGAAGCTCGGCGTCCCCCTGTACGCGGCGGGCATCACGAGCGAGGACGCGGTGTCGCGCCTGGTGGAGCTGGGTGTGACGGGTGTGCAGGGGCCGGTGTTCGGCGAGGGGCTGCTGACCGCGGACGAGGTCGCCCGGATCCTTGGCAAGTCCTGACGGGACGCTATCGTCAGCGCCCTGGACCGCACGCTGACCGTGCCGGGCGGCACGACGACGCGCCGCGGCACGTCGTCGGTCGGCTTCGCGATCCCGTCGAACCAGGTCGACCGGATCGTCCCCACCCTCACGTGACGCGAGAGTCCAACCCCCGGGCCGCGAGAGTCCAACGCTCAGGACCACCGAGTTCTACGTCCAGGATCGACGGCGCGAGCCCGAACGTAGAACTCATGGCCCCTGGGGGTTGGACTCCCGGGTCAGGGCCAGGTCGGGCGCAGGGGGAAGTGGGCGTCGACGCCGTCCAGCTTCACGCCCAGGACCTGGTGCAGCTGGATGTCGTTGCGCTCGAAGCCCAGGCGCGAGGCGGCCAGGTAGAGGCGCCACACGCGGGCCCGGGCGAGACCGATCTCCGACACGGCGTCGTCCCAGTTGTCGTCCAGGTTGCGGCACCACGCGGCCAGCGTCAGGGCGTAGTGCTCGCGCAGGTTCTCCTCGTGCCGGACCTCGAACCCGTGGTCGTGCACGAGCGACACGATGTGACCGGGCCCGACCAGCTCGCCGTCCGGGAACACGTACCGGTCGATGAACCCGCCCGTGCGGGCGCGCTGCCGGTTGTCGGCCCGGGTGATGCAGTGGTTGAGCAGCCTGCCGCCGGGCTTCAGCTTCCGGTGCAGCGAGCGGAAGTACGCGGGCAGCTTCGCCTTGCCGATGTGCTCGGTGAGGCCGATGGAGCTGATCGCGTCGAACCCGTTGTCCCGCACGTCGCGGTAGTCCAGGTGGCGCACCTCGGCCAGGTCGGACAGCCCCGCCTCGACGATGGCCTTCTGCGCCCACTCGGCCTGGTTGCGCGACAGCGTCACGCCCAACGCCCGCACGCCGTACTCGCGGGCCGCGTGCATCACCATGCCGCCCCACCCGCAGCCGACGTCGAGCAGCCGCATCCCCGGCCGCAACCCGAGCTTGCGCGCCACCAGGTCGTGCTTGGCGGCCTGCGCCTCCTCCAGGGTGGACGACGCGGTCGGGTACACCGCGCAGGTGTACGTCATCGACGGGCCGAGCACCCACTCGTAGAACGTGTTCGACACGTCGTAGTGGTGCGCGATGGCCTCGCGGTCGCGCGCCTTGGAGTGCCGCAGCCCGCGCAGCCGCCGCTCCTGCGCGGGCACCTCGACCCTCGTGGCCAGCCGCGTGCGCCCCAACGTGGACAGCAGCTCCACCCGCTGCCCCCACGGCAGGTCGCGCAACGACATGTCCGACACGTGCGCCAGTGCCCCGTGCACGTCCCCGACGATCTCCAGGTGGCCGGTCACGTACGCGCGCGCCAGCCCCAGCTCCCCCGGCGCGGACGCCAGGTACGACAACGCCTCCGGCGTGCGGACCTCGATCCGGATCGCCGCGTCGCGCGGCCCGGCCTCGCTGCCGTCGAACGCGCTGAAGCCCACGGACCCGTCACCGCCGACCGCCCGCTGGAACACCTCCGCCAACCGCATGGCCCCCGCTCCCTTCACTTGCGCAGCACACACTTGGCGTACAGGTCGGGCAGCCGGCCGTCCGGGTCGTACCGCTCCTTGAGCTTCCGGTACGCGGGGCCGTTGTAGTGGTCCCAGAACTCCTGCTCGCCGTAGTACGAATCGGAGTACAGCGACTTGTGCCCGCCGAGCCGGGTGACCTCGTCCTCGATCATCCGGTTCCGGCTGCCGAGCTCCTCGTCCGGACGCAGCGGGACGGTCGACCAGAAGCCGACGTTGACGTAGAGCACGTCCGGGTCCATGGGGTAGAGCGGCCAGCCGGACCGGTCCCGCAGGCGCACGGGGCACAGCCAGACCGGGCTGACGCCGATCTCGCGGTGGAAGAAGTCGAGGAACTCGGCGAGCCGGTGCACCGGGATCTCCACGTCCTGGATCACCGGCTCCTGCACCGCCTTGGTCAACCGGCCGGAGAACCCGTGCCGCCGGTCCCACGCCACGATCCGCCGGTACACGTCGGACCGCAGGTACCGCTTCGGCACGAGCCGCCGCACCACCGGGTGCTGCACGCCGAACGCCCGCGAGCACCAGAACCAGTCGGTGTCCCACCGCCACAGGTAGTCGCGCACGGTCAGGTGGTCGGTGCGCCGGGCCTGGACGGACCGGTAGTAGATCCGGTTGCCGGTGTAGTCGGACGTGGCGGGCGCGCCGTCGGCGAAGGTCGCCAGGGTCAGGTACTGCTCCCCGCCGGAGAAGACCGTGCCGTCCACGAAGTCGACCGGTTCGCCCTGGTAGGCCCGTTCCGCGCAGATCGCCGCCAGGGCCTCCGCGCACTGGTGCGCGTCGCCGAACGGCACGTGCCGCAGCCGCACGTACGGCTTGACCGGCTCCAGCTCGATCTCCAGCCGCAGCGCGTAGCCGAGGGTGCCGTAGGAGTTGGGGAAGCCGCGGAACAGCTCGTCGTCGGGGCCGACCACCCGGATCGAGCCGTCGCCGGTCATGACCTCCAGTTCGCGCACCGACTCGTGCGGCAGCCCGTTGCGGAACGAGCTGGACTCGATGCCCAGGCCCGCGACCGCGCCGCCGAGGGTGATCGTCTTGAGCTGCGGCACGACCAGCGGCATCAGGCCGTGACGCAGGGTGGCGTCGACCAGGCGCTCGTAGGTGGTCATGCCCTGGACCTGCGCGGTCCGGGTCCGCGGGTCGACGGACAGGACCCGGTCGAGCCGGGCCACGTCGAGGCCGCCCGCCTGGTCGTCGCGGAACCGGAACAGGTTCGACGTCGACTTGGCCAACCGCACGGGCGCGCCCGCCGGGACCGCCGCGTACTGGCCGCGCAACGCGGCCACCGCTCTCGCGTGGTCTGCTCCGTGATCGCTCACCGGATCGACGTTAGGCCCGGAATCGAAGATCGGCACCCCCGATTTTTCACCTCCCACGAAGTTACCGGCGAGTAGTACCCTGACGGCTATGACCCACGCCACGCACGAGGTGACGAACCAGGTGCCGCCGCTGGAGGGCCACGACGTCTCCGCCGACCCCGCGCTGCTGGAAGCGCTGCACCGCGGCGGCGCCGGGTGGGCCGAGCCGGAGCTGCGCGAACTGGGCGCGCTGGCCGGCAGCCCGCACGTCCAGGCGCTGGGCAGGCAGGCCAACGCCCACCCGCCCGTGCTGCACACCCACGACCGGTACGGGCACCGGGTGGACGAGGTCGAGTTCCACCCCGCCTGGCACGAGCTGATGACCACCGCCGTCGCCCACGGCCTGCACGCCTCGCCGTGGCGGGACGACCGGCCGGGCGCGCACGTGGCGCGGGCCGCCAAGTTCCTCGTGTGGAGCCAGGCCGAGGCGGGGCACGGCTGCCCGATCTCGATGACCTACGCGGCCGTGCCCGCGCTGCGCACCACGCCCGCGCTCGCCGAGCGCTTCGAACCGCTGCTGGCGTCCCGCGAGTACGACTTCGGGCTGCGCGCCCCCGAGGGCAAGCGCGGCCTGATCGCGGGCATGTCCATGACGGAGAAGCAGGGCGGCTCCGACGTGCGGGCGAACACCACGCGCGCGGTGCCCGCCGGCGACCACCACGTGATCACCGGGCACAAGTGGTTCACGTCCGCGCCGATGTCCGACCTGTTCCTCACGCTGGCGCAGGCCCCGGGCGGCCTGAGCTGCTTCCTGCTGCCGCGCGTGCTGCCCGACGGCACCCGCAACGCGCTGTTCTTCCAGCGGCTCAAGGACAAGCTGGGCAACAGGTCGAACGCCTCCGCCGAGGTGGAGTACGACGGCGCGGTGGGCTGGCTCGTCGGCGAGGAGGGCCGGGGCGTGCGGACCATCATCGAGATGGTCAACTCGACCCGCCTCGACTGCGTGCTCGGCTCGGCGTCCGGGATGCGGCTGGGCGTCACCCAGGCCGCGCACCACGCGGCGCACCGCCGGGCGTTCGGCTCGTACCTGGTCGACCAGCCGGCCATGCGCAACGTGCTGGCCGACCTCGCCGTGGAGTCGGAGGCGGCGACGGCGGTGGCGCTGTGGCTGGCCGGCAACCGCAGCCGGCTGGGGCTCGCGGTCACCAAGTACTGGGTGTGCAAGCGCGGTCCGGCGCACGCCGCCGAGGCCCTGGAGTGCCTGGGCGGCAACGGCTACGTCGAGGACTCCGGCATGCCCCGGCTGTTCCGCGAGTCGCCGCTGATGTCCATCTGGGAGGGGTCGGGCAACGTGGCCGCGCTCGACGCGCTGCGCGCCATGGCCCGGGAGCCGGAGGCGGTGGCGGAGTTCCTCGCCGAGCTGGACGCGGCGCGCGGCGCCGACCGGCGGCTGGACGCGGCGGTCGACGCGATCAGGGACGAGCTGGCCGACCCCGCCGACCTGGAGGTGCGGGCGCGCCGGCTGGTGGAGCGGATGGCGTTGGCGTTGCAGGGTTCCCTGCTGGTCCGGTACGGCAACCCGGCCGTGGCGGACGCGTTCTGCGCGTCGCGGCTGTCCGGCGACTGGGGCGTGGCGTTCGGCACGCTGCCGCGCGGCGTCGACTTCGCGGCGATCGTGGAGCGGGGGTCGCCGAAGCTGTGAGCGCGGTGCGGGTGGAGCGCTCGGGGCCGGTGTTCACGGTCCTGCTGGACCGGCCCGAGGTGCGCAACGCGGTGGACGGCCCGACCGCGCACACGCTGGCCGAGGTGTTCCGCGAGTTCGACGAGGACCCCGCCGCGTCGGTGGCCGTGCTGCACGGCGAGGGCGGCACGTTCTGCTCGGGCGCGGACCTCAAGGCGATCGGCGCCGCGCGGGGCAACGACCCGCTCTCGCCGTCCGGTCCGATGGGGCCGACCCGCCTGCGCCTGTCCAAGCCGGTGATCGCGGCGGTCGCCGGGCACGCCGTGGCGGGCGGGCTGGAGCTGGCGCTGTGGTGCGACCTGCGGGTGGTCGAGGAGGACGCCGTGTTCGGCGTGTTCTGCCGCCGGTGGGGCGTGCCGCTGGTCGACGGCGGAACGGTCCGGCTGCCCCGGCTGATCGGGGCGTCGCGCGCGATGGACCTCGTGCTCACGGGTCGTCCCGTCCACTCGGGCGAGGCGCTGCGGATCGGCCTGGCGAACCGGGTCGTGCCGAACGGGACCTCCCGCGCCGAGGCCGAGCGGCTGGCCCGGGAGATCGCCGCGTTCCCGCAGGTCTGCCTGCGGGAGGACCGGCTGTCGCTGCTGGAGCAGGAGGGGCTGCCCGAGGACGCGGCGCTCGCCAACGAGCTGGAGCACGGGCTCGTCGCGCTGCGCGAGGTGGAGGCCGGGTTGATCCGGTTCCGCGCCGGGGAGGGCAGGCACGGGAGGTTCCCGGGGTGACGCGCCCGGTGGGAGGTGCTACGGACCGGTGAACCCGGCGAGCCGCGCGAACAGGCCGCGCGCCTCGCGCACCTGGCAGGGGTCGTCGGTGAACAGCGCGGCGTGCGGGTGGGCGTAGAACACGACCGCCGCGCCGTCGGCCATCCCGAAGCAGGTCACCGGGTGGCACTCGACGCCGGGGTAGGCGCCCGCGTCGCGCGGGATCACCCGGGCGGTCACGTCGTCGCGGCCGGTCGTCCCCTCCAGCAGGTACGCCGTGCAGCGCGCGGGGTCGAGCACGGGCAGCGCCGGGTGGATGCCGAACGGGGCCAGCACGTCGACCGCCACGGCGTTGCGGCACAGCAGGTTGAGCACGCGGGCCGCGTCGCCGTCGTCCCAGCGGCACCACAGGTCGTGCTCGTGCGCCGGAGGAACGCGCACCGGGGGGACGCGCACCGGGGGGACGCGCACCGGGGAACCGACCGCACCCCCCTCCCGCGGCACCACCTCCCGTCGCGGCAGCCGGGTGCGCGCGGCCAGCTCGGCGGTGGTCATGCCGGCGGCTTCCCGGACCCGGCGCAGCTCCCGGCCCAGCAACCGGCCGCGCAGGCCGGTGCCCTCTGGTGCGATCACCGGGTTGAGGCTAATCGCGATACGTATCTCGTGGCGATTCCTCGACGGGGTGGCGCATCGCTACGCTGGGTGCCGAAGCGACGTCGCCCAGCACCACGGACAGGACGGACCCGATGACCGGGGGACCGATCTCCAGCACGGTCCAGGCGTGGGAACTGGGCCTGCGGCTGCGCGAGCACCGCGACCGCCTCGGCCTCACCGCCGCGTTCGTCGGCAGGACCACCGGCATGGGGAGCACGAACCTGTCCGCCGCGGAATCGGGCAAGCGCCGCCTCACCGCCGCCCGGCTCGCCGAGCTGGCCGCCCTCTACGGGCTGTCGGGCGGCGAAGCGGCCGAGCTGGAACGGCTGCGCGCGGACACCGAGCGGCGCGAGTGGTGGCACGACCACGCCCACCTCCACCCGGACGAGCTGGTCCGGATGTTCGGCCTGGAGGCGGGCGCCGAGCGCGTCGCGGAGTTCGCGCCGGACATCGTCCCCGGCCTGCTCCAGACCGCCGACTACGCGCGCGCCGTCATGTGCGCCGGCACGCCGTACACCAGGCCGGTCGACGTCGGGCCGCGCCTGGAGACGCGCCTGGCCCGCCAGGCCAGGCTCGACGGGGACCACCCGCTCAGGGTCGACGTCCTGCTCGGCGAAGCCGCGCTGCGGCAGCGGATCGGCGGTCCCGGGGTGATGCGCGGGCAGCTCGCGCACCTGCTGGAGGTCGTCGCGGGGAAGGGCGACCGCGTCCGCCTC
This region of Saccharothrix longispora genomic DNA includes:
- a CDS encoding crotonase/enoyl-CoA hydratase family protein, with the protein product MSAVRVERSGPVFTVLLDRPEVRNAVDGPTAHTLAEVFREFDEDPAASVAVLHGEGGTFCSGADLKAIGAARGNDPLSPSGPMGPTRLRLSKPVIAAVAGHAVAGGLELALWCDLRVVEEDAVFGVFCRRWGVPLVDGGTVRLPRLIGASRAMDLVLTGRPVHSGEALRIGLANRVVPNGTSRAEAERLAREIAAFPQVCLREDRLSLLEQEGLPEDAALANELEHGLVALREVEAGLIRFRAGEGRHGRFPG
- a CDS encoding putative bifunctional diguanylate cyclase/phosphodiesterase, with amino-acid sequence MVEQEGAPAPRDGLGGPRADFAHRWAAAISSTVMADLPRPRLEEILAGFTEELLAALDHDGPTAPVLLVGRRLVEHGLVSATTLEHTITFVGAHLPTAFDLPAGRTGRLMAVLGALAAGFADGLRVHTLDQQEKSAQHALVTTRTAESAVRASEAKFRAVFHSTAVAISVTSLDGEVIDCNEAMLAMVGFSADQLVGTTAGELLHPEDRLVLRRGAQQLAAGLGEHVRTEVRLMHADGESVPVLVAMSLVRDDLGEPAYYVTMMESLDEVRALQAQLLRQSLNDVQTGLANRQQFVGWLENAVGSRGPATLGLVVFDVDGFRVVNDAFGHEVGNRVLGGVANQLRAVFEGVGHVARTGPDEFGVLIRDPVDVATVVTLAEEAVDLLAEPVWVDDDGVGVSASVGIVVAPARGADAAELLRCVDMTVRWAKDDGKAQWALYDRERDRRDRHRMRLAASISGGLEQGDFRVDYEPVYSPVDRSLLAVEAKLRWDHPTEGLLDPQDLVSLSTSTGMVVRLGKWAMEQACHHAGQWYAEFGERTPLLTMDLTARQCQEPELVAEVRRVLRESGLPAGRLQLELGEQLPALITDEQAEELTYLAEHGVRLVLDQVGGGNIPVDRLRRFPLSGMKFQGAPVAGLADGANRFDEAAAVALLTWAGKLGVPLYAAGITSEDAVSRLVELGVTGVQGPVFGEGLLTADEVARILGKS
- a CDS encoding cyclopropane-fatty-acyl-phospholipid synthase family protein, with the translated sequence MRLAEVFQRAVGGDGSVGFSAFDGSEAGPRDAAIRIEVRTPEALSYLASAPGELGLARAYVTGHLEIVGDVHGALAHVSDMSLRDLPWGQRVELLSTLGRTRLATRVEVPAQERRLRGLRHSKARDREAIAHHYDVSNTFYEWVLGPSMTYTCAVYPTASSTLEEAQAAKHDLVARKLGLRPGMRLLDVGCGWGGMVMHAAREYGVRALGVTLSRNQAEWAQKAIVEAGLSDLAEVRHLDYRDVRDNGFDAISSIGLTEHIGKAKLPAYFRSLHRKLKPGGRLLNHCITRADNRQRARTGGFIDRYVFPDGELVGPGHIVSLVHDHGFEVRHEENLREHYALTLAAWCRNLDDNWDDAVSEIGLARARVWRLYLAASRLGFERNDIQLHQVLGVKLDGVDAHFPLRPTWP
- a CDS encoding DUF5753 domain-containing protein produces the protein MTGGPISSTVQAWELGLRLREHRDRLGLTAAFVGRTTGMGSTNLSAAESGKRRLTAARLAELAALYGLSGGEAAELERLRADTERREWWHDHAHLHPDELVRMFGLEAGAERVAEFAPDIVPGLLQTADYARAVMCAGTPYTRPVDVGPRLETRLARQARLDGDHPLRVDVLLGEAALRQRIGGPGVMRGQLAHLLEVVAGKGDRVRLRVVPFTAGAHPLLGAALRIMSFPSPRLRDVVYQETAISGVLIDRPRVILESTASYAETFDLALGERDSREFIRRVHDEMEQL
- a CDS encoding FAD-binding oxidoreductase — encoded protein: MSDHGADHARAVAALRGQYAAVPAGAPVRLAKSTSNLFRFRDDQAGGLDVARLDRVLSVDPRTRTAQVQGMTTYERLVDATLRHGLMPLVVPQLKTITLGGAVAGLGIESSSFRNGLPHESVRELEVMTGDGSIRVVGPDDELFRGFPNSYGTLGYALRLEIELEPVKPYVRLRHVPFGDAHQCAEALAAICAERAYQGEPVDFVDGTVFSGGEQYLTLATFADGAPATSDYTGNRIYYRSVQARRTDHLTVRDYLWRWDTDWFWCSRAFGVQHPVVRRLVPKRYLRSDVYRRIVAWDRRHGFSGRLTKAVQEPVIQDVEIPVHRLAEFLDFFHREIGVSPVWLCPVRLRDRSGWPLYPMDPDVLYVNVGFWSTVPLRPDEELGSRNRMIEDEVTRLGGHKSLYSDSYYGEQEFWDHYNGPAYRKLKERYDPDGRLPDLYAKCVLRK
- a CDS encoding Scr1 family TA system antitoxin-like transcriptional regulator, giving the protein MIAPEGTGLRGRLLGRELRRVREAAGMTTAELAARTRLPRREVVPREGGAVGSPVRVPPVRVPPVRVPPAHEHDLWCRWDDGDAARVLNLLCRNAVAVDVLAPFGIHPALPVLDPARCTAYLLEGTTGRDDVTARVIPRDAGAYPGVECHPVTCFGMADGAAVVFYAHPHAALFTDDPCQVREARGLFARLAGFTGP
- a CDS encoding acyl-CoA dehydrogenase family protein — translated: MTHATHEVTNQVPPLEGHDVSADPALLEALHRGGAGWAEPELRELGALAGSPHVQALGRQANAHPPVLHTHDRYGHRVDEVEFHPAWHELMTTAVAHGLHASPWRDDRPGAHVARAAKFLVWSQAEAGHGCPISMTYAAVPALRTTPALAERFEPLLASREYDFGLRAPEGKRGLIAGMSMTEKQGGSDVRANTTRAVPAGDHHVITGHKWFTSAPMSDLFLTLAQAPGGLSCFLLPRVLPDGTRNALFFQRLKDKLGNRSNASAEVEYDGAVGWLVGEEGRGVRTIIEMVNSTRLDCVLGSASGMRLGVTQAAHHAAHRRAFGSYLVDQPAMRNVLADLAVESEAATAVALWLAGNRSRLGLAVTKYWVCKRGPAHAAEALECLGGNGYVEDSGMPRLFRESPLMSIWEGSGNVAALDALRAMAREPEAVAEFLAELDAARGADRRLDAAVDAIRDELADPADLEVRARRLVERMALALQGSLLVRYGNPAVADAFCASRLSGDWGVAFGTLPRGVDFAAIVERGSPKL